One Chitinophagaceae bacterium C216 genomic window carries:
- the tgt gene encoding Queuine tRNA-ribosyltransferase, giving the protein MARLSFQVQHTDSTTSARAGVITTDHGQIETPIFMPVGTVGSVKAVAQQQLLNDVKAQIILGNTYHLYLRPGTDVLEQAGGLHRFNHWERPILTDSGGYQVFSLAGTRKIKEEGVTFQSHIDGSKHLFTPERVMDIQRSIGGDIIMAFDECPPGGSEYGYARKSMELTHRWLDRCVAQFNATPDKYGYTQNLFPIVQGATYKDLRKQSCEYIASKDAPGNAIGGLSVGEPEPVMYEICDWCCQLLPKDKPRYLMGVGTPWNILECIGMGVDMFDCVMPTRNGRNAMLFTTQGVINIDNKKWEYDFSPIDEELPCEMSRYYSKAYLRHLFKAGEILALTIASVHNLCFYLWLVGEARKHIIAGDYATWKNEMIIKLKTRL; this is encoded by the coding sequence ATGGCAAGATTAAGTTTTCAAGTACAGCATACGGATAGCACTACGTCGGCCAGAGCCGGCGTTATAACCACGGATCACGGTCAGATCGAAACCCCAATATTTATGCCGGTAGGTACGGTGGGTAGTGTAAAGGCCGTTGCGCAGCAACAATTGCTGAATGACGTGAAGGCCCAAATTATCTTAGGCAATACTTACCACTTGTATTTAAGACCCGGTACAGATGTTTTGGAGCAAGCAGGAGGTTTGCACCGATTTAATCATTGGGAGCGGCCTATTTTAACGGATAGTGGTGGGTATCAGGTATTTTCTTTGGCTGGAACCCGAAAAATTAAAGAAGAAGGTGTGACTTTTCAGTCACATATTGATGGGAGTAAACATTTGTTTACGCCTGAGAGGGTGATGGATATACAACGCAGTATTGGCGGAGACATCATCATGGCATTTGATGAATGTCCCCCTGGAGGAAGTGAATATGGTTATGCCCGTAAGAGCATGGAGCTTACTCATCGTTGGCTAGACAGATGTGTAGCCCAATTCAACGCCACGCCTGATAAGTATGGTTATACGCAAAATCTATTCCCCATAGTACAGGGGGCCACCTATAAGGATTTGCGTAAGCAATCTTGTGAATATATTGCCTCCAAGGATGCTCCAGGGAACGCTATTGGGGGACTGAGTGTGGGAGAGCCCGAGCCGGTAATGTACGAAATTTGTGACTGGTGCTGTCAGTTATTACCTAAGGATAAACCCCGTTATCTGATGGGGGTTGGTACACCATGGAATATACTGGAGTGTATCGGAATGGGCGTGGATATGTTCGACTGTGTAATGCCCACGCGTAACGGGCGGAACGCCATGCTTTTTACCACTCAAGGTGTCATCAATATTGATAATAAGAAATGGGAGTACGACTTTTCTCCCATCGATGAAGAGTTGCCCTGCGAGATGAGCCGTTATTACAGTAAAGCCTACCTGAGACATCTATTTAAAGCAGGCGAAATACTGGCACTAACCATCGCAAGTGTACACAATCTATGTTTTTATTTGTGGCTGGTAGGTGAGGCCCGTAAGCATATTATTGCAGGCGACTATGCTACCTGGAAAAATGAAATGATTATTAAGCTAAAAACAAGGTTATAG
- the rsmG gene encoding Ribosomal RNA small subunit methyltransferase G, translating to MEIILKYFADFTDTQLKQLEALDALYKDWNEKINVISRKDIGSLYERHVLHSLSIAAAYNFDAGNTVLDLGCGGGFPGIPLAIFFPEVQFHMVDSIAKKLKVVEAVANAIGLKNITTQHTRVEAIKDKKFDYVVSRAVAPLKDLWRWSKPIISKNNAQRSEDTPAPGLICLKGGDLALEIQQSGTRPYITSIIDLFPEPYFEEKYILYVPK from the coding sequence ATGGAGATTATTTTAAAATACTTCGCTGATTTTACCGATACTCAGCTAAAGCAGCTGGAGGCCTTGGATGCTTTGTACAAAGACTGGAATGAAAAAATTAACGTTATCAGTCGCAAAGACATTGGTAGTTTGTATGAAAGGCATGTTCTTCATTCTTTAAGCATTGCTGCTGCCTATAACTTCGATGCAGGCAATACCGTGTTGGATTTGGGCTGTGGAGGGGGATTCCCCGGGATTCCTCTGGCTATATTTTTCCCCGAGGTACAGTTTCATATGGTAGACAGCATTGCCAAAAAACTGAAAGTAGTTGAGGCAGTAGCCAACGCTATCGGCCTGAAAAATATAACCACCCAGCATACCAGAGTAGAGGCCATAAAGGATAAAAAATTCGATTATGTAGTGTCGCGAGCGGTAGCTCCACTTAAAGATTTGTGGCGATGGAGCAAACCCATTATTAGCAAAAACAATGCTCAACGTAGTGAGGATACCCCTGCTCCTGGCCTTATTTGTTTAAAAGGTGGAGATTTGGCGCTGGAAATACAACAGAGCGGTACCCGGCCTTATATCACCTCTATTATAGACCTTTTTCCTGAACCTTATTTTGAAGAAAAATACATCCTGTATGTGCCCAAGTAA
- the hsdR_1 gene encoding Type I restriction enzyme EcoR124II R protein, whose amino-acid sequence MDVTAKEFLTKAINDYNAMFKTSYSVDGNEFQNYYRDLAKRVKNKEIDLIIVVGMFLTGFDAPTLNTLFVDKNLRYHGLIQAFSRTNRIYDATKTFGNIVTFRDLEQATIDAITLFGDKNTKNVILEKSYKEYLEGFTDIITGEARRGYIEVVKELNEKFPNPDEIVKEKDKKEFVKLFGEYLRIENILQNYDEFNHLKTLQTIDINNPEAVEEFKKTHFISDEDFATMQQIELLKERTVQDYRSTYNDIRDWLRREKSGKEPEKSTIDWDDVVFEVDLLKSQEINLDYILELIFEHNKKNKNKTDLIDEIRRVIRASVGNRAKESLVVDFINETDLDTLQDKATVIDSFFVFAQNKQKEEAQELIREENLNEEAAKRYITASLKREYASENGTELNALLPKMSPLNPQYLTKKQSVFQKLVSFVEKYKGVGGQL is encoded by the coding sequence ATGGATGTTACTGCCAAAGAGTTTCTGACCAAAGCAATCAATGACTATAACGCCATGTTCAAAACCAGTTATAGTGTTGATGGCAATGAATTTCAGAATTATTACCGCGACCTTGCCAAACGTGTAAAGAACAAAGAGATTGACTTAATTATTGTAGTCGGAATGTTCTTAACAGGCTTTGATGCGCCAACACTCAATACTTTATTTGTAGACAAGAATTTGCGTTATCACGGTTTGATACAAGCCTTTTCGAGAACAAACCGAATTTATGATGCCACAAAGACCTTTGGCAACATTGTAACCTTCCGTGATTTAGAGCAAGCAACCATAGATGCAATTACGCTATTTGGCGATAAAAATACCAAGAATGTTATTCTTGAAAAGAGTTACAAAGAATACCTGGAAGGCTTTACAGATATTATTACAGGCGAAGCAAGAAGAGGCTATATTGAAGTAGTAAAAGAATTAAATGAAAAATTCCCGAATCCTGATGAAATTGTAAAAGAGAAAGATAAAAAGGAATTTGTAAAATTATTCGGGGAGTATTTGAGAATTGAAAACATACTCCAAAACTACGATGAGTTTAACCATCTCAAAACACTACAAACGATTGACATCAACAATCCAGAAGCTGTCGAAGAATTTAAAAAGACTCATTTCATATCGGATGAGGACTTTGCAACTATGCAGCAAATTGAATTGCTCAAAGAACGGACAGTGCAGGATTATCGCTCTACTTACAATGATATTCGTGATTGGTTAAGACGAGAGAAAAGCGGTAAAGAGCCGGAAAAATCTACCATCGACTGGGATGATGTTGTGTTTGAAGTTGACTTGCTGAAATCGCAGGAAATAAACCTTGATTACATTCTTGAATTGATTTTTGAGCATAACAAGAAAAACAAAAACAAAACTGACTTAATCGATGAAATTCGAAGGGTGATACGTGCAAGTGTGGGCAATAGAGCCAAAGAAAGTTTGGTTGTAGATTTCATCAACGAAACAGACCTCGACACACTTCAAGACAAAGCGACTGTAATTGATTCCTTTTTTGTATTTGCGCAAAATAAGCAAAAAGAAGAAGCACAAGAATTAATTAGAGAAGAAAATCTAAATGAAGAAGCTGCCAAGCGTTATATAACCGCTTCTTTAAAGCGAGAATATGCCAGCGAAAACGGAACAGAGCTCAATGCACTTTTACCGAAAATGAGTCCATTAAATCCTCAATACTTAACAAAAAAGCAAAGTGTATTTCAAAAGCTCGTCTCGTTTGTAGAGAAGTATAAAGGAGTTGGAGGTCAATTATAA
- the hsdR_2 gene encoding Type I restriction enzyme EcoR124II R protein: MTYKSIAETNNFIVLDKFTKYSEVNEAPAAYQTEAALEKEFIQDLIHQGYEYLTNLNTQEAMLANVRLQLQSLNNMEFSDGEWARFVEEYLDKPSDNLVEKTRKIHDNYIHDFVFDDGHIQNIYLVDKKNITRNKVQVISQFEQKGYHANRYDVTILVNGLPLVQVELKKRGVAIREAFNQVHRYSKESFNSQNSLFKYIQLFVISNGTDTRYFANTTKRDKNSFDFTMNWAKADNTLIKDLKDFTATFFEKRVLLNVLLTYSVFDTSDTLLIMRPYQIAATERILWKIKSSYQAKNWSKPESGGYIWHTTGSGKTLTSFKAARLATQLEFIDKVFFVVDRKDLDYQTMKEYQRFSPDSVNGSESTAGLKRNIEKDDNRIIVTTIQKLNNLMKSESDLAIYQKQVVFIFDECHRSQFGEAQKNLKKKFKKYYQFGFTGTPIFPQNALGAETTASVFGRELHSYVITDAIRDEKVLKFKVDYNDVRPKFKSIETEQDEQKLNAAENKKALLHPERIKEISQYILQNYRIKTHRTQGNNRGFNAMFAVSSVDAAKCYYEELNKLQKDSDKPLKIATIFSFAANEE; encoded by the coding sequence ATGACCTATAAATCAATCGCAGAAACCAACAATTTCATTGTGTTGGATAAATTCACCAAGTATTCTGAGGTGAATGAAGCTCCTGCAGCTTATCAAACAGAGGCTGCGCTGGAAAAGGAATTTATTCAAGACCTCATCCACCAAGGGTATGAATATCTGACAAACCTGAATACGCAAGAAGCAATGCTGGCAAATGTTAGATTGCAATTGCAATCGCTTAACAATATGGAATTTTCAGATGGCGAATGGGCTCGTTTTGTGGAAGAATATCTGGACAAACCAAGCGATAACCTGGTGGAGAAAACGAGAAAAATTCACGACAACTATATCCACGATTTTGTCTTTGATGATGGGCATATTCAAAACATTTATTTAGTTGACAAAAAGAATATTACCCGAAATAAAGTTCAAGTCATTTCTCAATTTGAACAGAAAGGTTATCATGCCAATCGCTATGATGTAACCATTTTAGTAAATGGTTTGCCATTGGTTCAGGTTGAATTAAAAAAGCGAGGCGTGGCTATTCGGGAAGCCTTTAACCAAGTTCACCGATACAGCAAAGAAAGTTTTAATAGCCAAAACTCATTATTCAAATACATTCAGCTTTTTGTAATATCAAACGGTACAGATACCCGTTACTTTGCCAATACCACCAAACGCGACAAAAACAGCTTTGACTTTACGATGAATTGGGCAAAGGCTGACAATACACTCATAAAAGACCTAAAAGATTTTACGGCTACATTTTTTGAAAAAAGAGTATTGCTTAACGTGTTGCTCACCTATTCGGTTTTTGATACAAGCGATACACTTTTAATTATGCGACCGTATCAGATTGCTGCTACGGAAAGAATCTTATGGAAAATCAAAAGTTCCTATCAGGCGAAAAACTGGTCCAAACCAGAAAGTGGCGGCTACATCTGGCACACAACAGGTTCGGGTAAAACATTGACCAGTTTCAAAGCGGCACGTTTGGCTACGCAATTGGAATTTATAGATAAAGTATTCTTTGTCGTTGACCGTAAAGATTTGGACTATCAAACAATGAAAGAATACCAACGCTTTTCTCCTGATAGTGTGAACGGATCAGAAAGTACAGCAGGTTTAAAGCGAAATATAGAAAAAGACGATAACAGGATTATTGTCACCACTATACAAAAGCTCAATAACCTGATGAAGAGTGAGAGCGATTTGGCGATTTATCAAAAGCAAGTTGTTTTCATTTTTGATGAATGCCATCGTTCGCAGTTTGGAGAAGCGCAAAAGAACTTAAAAAAGAAATTCAAAAAGTATTATCAATTTGGTTTTACAGGAACACCTATTTTCCCGCAAAATGCTTTAGGTGCAGAAACTACCGCCAGTGTTTTTGGTCGTGAGTTGCATTCGTATGTCATAACAGATGCGATTAGAGACGAAAAAGTACTCAAGTTTAAAGTGGACTATAATGATGTTCGTCCTAAGTTCAAAAGCATCGAAACGGAACAAGATGAGCAAAAACTGAATGCTGCTGAAAATAAAAAAGCATTGCTTCATCCGGAACGCATCAAAGAAATTTCCCAATACATTTTACAAAATTATAGAATAAAAACGCACAGGACTCAGGGAAACAACAGAGGCTTCAATGCCATGTTTGCCGTAAGCAGTGTGGATGCAGCTAAATGCTATTACGAAGAATTAAACAAACTGCAAAAAGACAGTGACAAGCCTTTAAAAATTGCGACAATCTTTTCTTTTGCAGCAAACGAGGAATAG
- the prmC_2 gene encoding Release factor glutamine methyltransferase, giving the protein MTSIIQRQELQNKIWKIANEVRGSVDGWDFKQFVLGTLFYRFISENFAHYMQGGDESIDYASLSDEVITPEIKDDAIKTKGYFIYPSQLFVNVAKTANTNPNLNTELKDIFDAIESSANGYPSEPDIKGLFADFDTTSTRLGNTVESKNSTLAKVLKGIEELDFGNFEDNQIDLFGDAYEFLISNYAANAGKSGGEFFTPQNVSKLIAQLAMHKQTSVNKIYDPACGSGSLLLQAKKHFDNHIIEEGFYGQEVNHTTYNLARMNMFLHNINYDKFNIALGNTLIDPHYGDEKPFDAIVSNPPYSIKWIGSDDPTLINDDRFAPAGVLAPKSKADFAFVLHALSYLSSKGRAAIVCFPGIFYRGGAEQKIRKYLVDNNFVETVISLAPNLFYGTSIAVNILVLSKNKTDTKTQFIDATGEDFFKKATNNNVLEDQHIERIMQIFDKKEDVAHVAVSIDNTKIAENDYNLSVSSYVEAKDTREKVDIEELNNEIAKTVAKINALRADIDNIIKEIEA; this is encoded by the coding sequence ATGACAAGCATAATTCAACGACAAGAATTACAAAATAAAATATGGAAAATAGCCAACGAAGTTCGTGGCTCGGTAGATGGATGGGATTTTAAACAGTTTGTCTTAGGTACGCTGTTCTATCGCTTTATTAGTGAAAACTTTGCACATTATATGCAAGGTGGAGATGAAAGCATCGATTACGCAAGCCTTTCGGATGAGGTGATTACCCCCGAAATAAAAGATGATGCGATTAAAACAAAAGGCTACTTCATTTATCCAAGCCAACTTTTTGTAAATGTTGCCAAAACAGCTAACACCAACCCTAATCTGAATACAGAGTTAAAAGACATTTTTGATGCCATTGAAAGTTCTGCCAATGGTTATCCATCAGAACCAGACATTAAGGGTTTGTTTGCCGACTTCGACACAACAAGCACACGATTAGGGAATACCGTTGAAAGCAAGAATAGTACTTTGGCTAAAGTATTGAAAGGAATTGAAGAACTTGATTTTGGCAATTTTGAAGATAATCAAATTGATTTGTTTGGTGATGCATATGAGTTTTTGATTTCCAATTATGCAGCCAATGCAGGTAAATCGGGCGGTGAGTTTTTTACACCTCAAAACGTATCCAAACTCATTGCACAATTGGCGATGCACAAGCAAACTTCTGTAAACAAGATTTACGACCCTGCTTGTGGCTCGGGTTCTTTGTTGTTGCAAGCTAAGAAGCATTTCGACAATCATATTATTGAAGAAGGTTTTTACGGCCAGGAAGTAAACCACACCACCTACAACTTGGCTCGTATGAATATGTTTTTGCACAACATCAACTACGACAAGTTTAATATTGCACTTGGAAATACACTCATTGACCCTCATTATGGCGATGAAAAACCTTTTGATGCTATCGTTTCCAATCCGCCCTATTCTATCAAATGGATTGGTAGTGATGACCCCACTTTGATTAATGACGACAGGTTTGCTCCTGCAGGTGTGTTGGCACCCAAATCAAAAGCAGATTTTGCTTTTGTGCTTCACGCATTAAGTTATCTATCCAGTAAAGGCAGAGCTGCAATTGTATGTTTCCCTGGTATTTTTTATCGTGGCGGTGCAGAACAGAAAATCAGGAAATATTTAGTAGATAACAACTTTGTAGAAACCGTTATCTCCCTTGCTCCCAACTTATTCTATGGCACTTCTATAGCGGTAAATATTTTGGTATTATCCAAGAACAAAACCGACACAAAGACACAATTTATCGATGCTACGGGTGAAGATTTCTTCAAGAAAGCCACCAACAACAATGTGCTGGAAGACCAACATATTGAACGCATTATGCAAATCTTCGATAAGAAAGAAGATGTGGCACACGTAGCGGTTTCTATCGACAACACCAAAATTGCGGAGAACGATTACAATCTTTCGGTGAGCTCTTATGTAGAAGCCAAAGACACTAGGGAAAAAGTAGATATTGAAGAATTGAATAATGAAATAGCCAAAACAGTGGCTAAAATAAATGCACTGCGTGCTGATATTGATAACATTATTAAAGAGATTGAAGCATGA
- the gloB_2 gene encoding Hydroxyacylglutathione hydrolase: MRVESGELYNFQLFCNKSSCTDKFIIGNLPKEKAIFNFQFSIIMKVEQIYTGCLAQGAYYITSNGEAAIIDPLRETQPYIDRLEKDGVKLKYIFETHFHADFVSGHIDLSKKTNAPIVYGPTAQPEFEAIVAEDNQVFEIGNVKIKVLHTPGHTMESSCYLLIDENGKETALFSGDTLFLGDVGRPDLAQKAANMTQEELAGLLYESLYNKILPLPDDVTVYPAHGAGSACGKNMMKETVDTLGNQKKMNYALNQPSKEAFIKAVTDGLLPPPAYFGMNVAMNKKGYDSFDEVLKQGLKALSVEEFESAAESAGALILDTRSDKEFAKGFIPQAINIGLNGDFAPWVGAMIVNVAQPILLVSEPGTEEEAVTRLSRVGFDHVLGYLKGGFTTWKNAGKETDTVNRITPEQFASEVKIGESKIIDVRKESEYEAEHIEEAFSRPLAYINDWMRDIDPKEHFYLHCAGGYRSMIAASILQARGYRNFTEVEGGFNAIAKTNVPKTNFVCPNSGKLKAEN, encoded by the coding sequence TTGAGAGTGGAAAGTGGAGAGTTATACAATTTTCAACTGTTCTGTAACAAAAGTAGCTGTACAGATAAATTTATCATCGGAAATTTGCCAAAAGAAAAAGCCATTTTCAATTTTCAATTCTCAATTATTATGAAAGTAGAACAAATTTATACAGGGTGTTTGGCACAAGGTGCATATTACATCACGTCTAATGGCGAAGCAGCCATTATTGACCCATTACGTGAAACGCAACCTTACATTGACCGTTTGGAAAAAGACGGTGTGAAACTCAAATACATTTTTGAAACACATTTTCATGCAGATTTTGTTTCGGGACATATTGATTTGAGTAAAAAAACAAATGCACCTATTGTTTACGGTCCTACGGCTCAACCCGAATTTGAAGCGATTGTTGCAGAAGATAACCAAGTGTTTGAAATCGGAAATGTAAAAATTAAAGTATTGCATACGCCTGGTCACACAATGGAAAGTTCTTGCTATTTATTGATTGACGAAAACGGTAAAGAAACAGCATTGTTCAGCGGGGATACCTTGTTTTTGGGTGATGTTGGCAGACCCGACTTAGCACAAAAGGCAGCCAATATGACACAGGAAGAATTAGCAGGACTGCTTTACGAAAGTTTATACAACAAAATTTTACCCTTGCCCGATGACGTAACCGTTTATCCTGCACACGGTGCGGGTTCGGCTTGCGGAAAAAATATGATGAAAGAAACAGTTGATACATTGGGCAATCAAAAGAAAATGAACTATGCTTTAAATCAGCCGAGCAAAGAGGCATTTATCAAAGCCGTAACAGACGGTTTACTTCCGCCACCTGCCTACTTCGGTATGAACGTAGCAATGAACAAAAAAGGTTACGACAGTTTTGATGAAGTTTTGAAACAGGGCTTGAAGGCACTATCAGTGGAAGAATTTGAATCCGCGGCCGAAAGTGCAGGTGCATTGATTCTAGACACCCGAAGTGACAAGGAATTTGCAAAGGGATTTATTCCACAAGCTATCAATATCGGATTGAATGGTGACTTTGCTCCTTGGGTGGGTGCTATGATTGTAAATGTAGCACAACCAATACTGCTGGTTTCAGAACCCGGAACGGAGGAAGAAGCGGTAACACGTTTGAGTCGAGTAGGCTTTGATCATGTGTTAGGATACTTAAAAGGAGGTTTTACAACTTGGAAAAACGCAGGAAAAGAAACCGACACCGTAAACCGCATTACACCGGAACAATTTGCATCGGAAGTAAAAATAGGTGAAAGCAAAATAATAGATGTTCGTAAAGAAAGCGAATATGAAGCTGAACACATCGAAGAAGCCTTTAGCAGGCCATTGGCCTATATCAACGATTGGATGAGAGACATCGATCCGAAGGAACATTTCTATCTGCATTGTGCCGGAGGCTACCGCAGTATGATTGCAGCGAGCATTTTACAGGCAAGAGGTTACAGAAACTTTACCGAAGTAGAAGGCGGTTTCAATGCCATTGCCAAAACCAATGTTCCTAAAACCAACTTCGTATGTCCTAATAGTGGAAAATTGAAAGCGGAGAATTAA